A single Triticum dicoccoides isolate Atlit2015 ecotype Zavitan chromosome 2A, WEW_v2.0, whole genome shotgun sequence DNA region contains:
- the LOC119356816 gene encoding peroxidase P7-like: MTSSKHAFGSYGIMALLFFSAAIVSAELSAEFYDESCPDALDIIEDAVRAAVSKESRMGASLLRLHFHDCFVNGCDGSVLLDGATGEKNAVPNKNSLRGFELVDDIKAQLEKACAKVVSCADILAVAARDSVVALGGPTWDVELGRRDGMTTSQDAANSDLPAPTSDLGALTKAFSIKGLTQKDMVALSGAHTIGQARCVNFRGRLYNETAPSLDATLATSLKPRCPSTDGTGDDNTSPLDPSTSYVFDNFYYKNLLRNKGLLHSDQQLFSGGGSADAQTTAYASGMGAGFFDDFRDAMVKMGGIGVLTGSSGQVRVNCRKAN; the protein is encoded by the exons ATGACATCATCCAAGCATGCCTTCGGTTCCTACGGCATCATGGCCTTGCTCTTCTTCTCCGCGGCTATTGTTTCAGCCGAGCTTTCGGCTGAATTCTACGACGAAAGCTGCCCGGACGCTCTGGACATCATCGAGGACGCCGTGAGAGCCGCCGTCTCCAAAGAATCCCGCATGGGCGCGTCGCTGCTCCGCCTCCATTTCCACGACTGCTTCGTCAAT GGCTGTGACGGTTCGGTGCTGCTCGATGGCGCCACCGGCGAGAAGAATGCGGTGCCAAACAAGAACTCCCTTCGCGGCTTTGAGCTGGTCGACGACATCAAGGCGCAGCTCGAGAAAGCCTGCGCCAAGGTGGTGTCCTGCGCCGAcatcctcgccgtcgccgcccgtgaCTCCGTTGTCGCG TTGGGCGGGCCTACCTGGGACGTGGAGCTAGGCCGGAGGGACGGGATGACGACGAGCCAGGACGCCGCGAAcagcgacctcccggcgccgacctcCGACCTCGGCGCCCTGACCAAGGCATTCTCGATCAAGGGCCTCACCCAGAAGGACATGGTGGCGCTCTCCGGCGCGCACACCATCGGCCAGGCCCGGTGCGTCAACTTCCGCGGCCGCCTCTACAACGAGACCGCACCCAGCCTGGACGCGACGCTCGCCACGTCGCTGAAGCCGAGGTGCCCGTCCACGGACGGCACCGGCGACGACAACACCTCGCCGCTGGACCCCTCCACGTCCTACGTGTTCGACAACTTCTACTACAAGAACCTCCTGCGGAACAAGGGCCTGCTGCACTCGGACCAGCAGCTGTTCAGCGGTGGCGGCTCGGCTGACGCGCAGACCACCGCGTACGCGTCCGGCATGGGCGCCGGCTTCTTCGACGACTTCCGCGACGCCATGGTGAAGATGGGCGGCATCGGCGTGCTCACTGGATCCAGCGGGCAGGTCAGGGTGAACTGCAGGAAGGCCAACTGA